A genomic stretch from Sphingomonas faeni includes:
- a CDS encoding CaiB/BaiF CoA transferase family protein: MERKPPPLTGLKVVELARILAGPWAGQVLADLGADVVKIESPAGDDTRTWGPPFIDNPDGTRDAAYFHAANRGKRSIVADFTTPEGQAIVRDLIADADVVIENFKVGGLTKYGLDYATLATINPRLVYCSITGFGQDGPYAPRAGYDFIVQGMSGIMDLTGEPDGAPQKIGVAFADIMTGLYAVIAIQAALAMRERTGRGQQIDMALLDTMTGVLANQAMNWFASGVSPTRVGNSHMNVCPYAVFPTSDGWFILAVGNDGQFRRFCDAMVLPEIRDDPRFATNAGRLAFKELLFAGIEAATSLVPKLELLARLEAVGVPAGPINTVAQAFEDPQVIARGMQISAARPDGSTVPGLRTPIRFSDADLATGRAAPMLGSLE, encoded by the coding sequence GTGGAGCGCAAACCGCCCCCCCTGACCGGCCTCAAGGTAGTCGAACTCGCGCGAATCCTCGCCGGGCCCTGGGCTGGCCAGGTCCTCGCCGATCTCGGCGCCGACGTCGTCAAGATCGAGAGCCCCGCTGGTGACGACACCCGCACCTGGGGTCCGCCATTCATCGACAACCCCGACGGCACACGCGACGCCGCCTATTTTCACGCCGCCAACCGCGGCAAGCGCTCGATCGTTGCCGACTTCACCACCCCCGAGGGACAGGCCATCGTCCGCGACCTGATCGCTGACGCCGACGTCGTGATCGAGAACTTCAAGGTCGGCGGGCTCACGAAATACGGGCTCGACTACGCGACGCTCGCCACGATCAACCCACGGCTGGTGTACTGCTCGATCACCGGCTTCGGCCAGGACGGCCCCTACGCACCCCGCGCCGGCTACGACTTCATCGTCCAGGGCATGAGCGGGATCATGGACCTGACCGGCGAACCCGACGGCGCGCCGCAGAAGATCGGCGTCGCGTTCGCCGACATCATGACCGGGCTGTATGCGGTAATCGCGATCCAGGCGGCGCTGGCGATGCGCGAGCGCACCGGCCGGGGTCAGCAAATCGACATGGCGCTGCTCGATACGATGACCGGGGTGCTCGCGAACCAGGCGATGAACTGGTTCGCCAGCGGCGTGTCGCCGACGCGGGTGGGCAATTCACATATGAACGTGTGCCCCTATGCGGTTTTCCCGACCAGCGACGGCTGGTTTATCCTCGCGGTCGGGAATGACGGCCAGTTCCGGCGGTTCTGCGACGCGATGGTCTTGCCCGAGATACGCGACGATCCGCGGTTCGCGACCAATGCCGGACGGCTGGCGTTCAAGGAATTGCTGTTTGCGGGGATCGAGGCGGCCACCTCGCTGGTACCAAAACTGGAACTGCTCGCGCGTCTGGAGGCGGTCGGGGTACCGGCTGGACCGATCAACACGGTCGCTCAAGCATTCGAGGATCCGCAGGTAATCGCGCGGGGGATGCAGATCAGCGCCGCGCGGCCGGATGGGTCGACGGTGCCGGGGTTGCGTACGCCGATCCGGTTTTCGGACGCCGACTTGGCGACCGGGCGGGCGGCACCGATGCTGGGTTCACTTGAGTAG
- the phoB gene encoding phosphate regulon transcriptional regulator PhoB: MARARMLLVEDDAALAELLVWHFKREDFEIAHTPDGEEALLLAKEKVPDIVLLDWMVEGLSGIEVCRRLRRAPETQNVPIIMLTARGEEEDRVRGLETGADDYVTKPFSPRELVARVGAVLRRVRPALAGEALSYADIEMDTVGHKVRRSGEVVSLGPTEFRLLKHFLEHPGWVFSRERLLDAVWGHDSDIESRTVDVHIRRLRKAINVGERPDIIRTVRSAGYSLDTGG; encoded by the coding sequence ATGGCGCGGGCACGGATGCTGCTGGTCGAGGACGATGCCGCCCTCGCCGAATTGCTGGTCTGGCATTTCAAGCGCGAGGATTTCGAGATCGCGCATACCCCCGACGGCGAGGAAGCCTTGCTGCTCGCCAAGGAGAAGGTACCCGATATCGTCCTGCTCGACTGGATGGTCGAGGGCCTGTCGGGGATCGAGGTATGCCGTCGCCTGCGTCGTGCGCCCGAAACGCAGAACGTGCCGATCATCATGCTGACCGCGCGCGGTGAGGAAGAGGATCGCGTGCGCGGGCTGGAGACCGGTGCCGACGATTATGTGACCAAGCCGTTCTCGCCGCGCGAACTGGTCGCACGTGTCGGCGCGGTACTGCGCCGCGTCCGCCCTGCCCTCGCGGGCGAAGCGCTCAGCTATGCCGACATCGAGATGGACACGGTCGGCCACAAGGTCCGCCGCTCGGGCGAAGTCGTTTCGCTCGGACCGACCGAGTTCCGGCTGCTCAAGCATTTCCTCGAGCATCCGGGCTGGGTGTTCTCGCGCGAGCGGCTGCTCGATGCGGTGTGGGGGCACGACTCGGATATCGAGAGCCGGACGGTCGACGTGCACATCCGGCGACTGCGGAAAGCGATCAACGTCGGCGAGCGTCCGGACATCATCCGCACCGTCCGTTCGGCCGGCTATTCGCTCGATACGGGCGGATAA
- a CDS encoding substrate-binding domain-containing protein, producing MTGILVQRFVLLGVLGALAACVDQANGGGAGSRDQITAVGSSTVYPFTTMIAEQLVANDPDAKAPVIESTGTGAGMKLFCAGIGAAHPDIEDASRRMKASEYAACAKNGVHDVIEIQVGIDGIAFAEAKNGPKMQLTPTDLYKALAANPGGKVNTARVWRDVNPALPAVPIQVYGPPATSGTRDALAELILTKGCEDSDPTAKALAKSDAEAHKALCTRVREDGVYVDAGENDNLIVQKLQSNPNAIGVFGYSYLEENKDDVNGVSISGVAPTYATIADNAYPGSRPLYIYVKKAHLTAIPGLRNLLKLYAANWGATGPLVKRGLIASPAEIQARSAAIIANETVLDPAVLS from the coding sequence ATGACGGGAATTCTGGTGCAGCGGTTCGTTCTTCTTGGAGTGTTGGGGGCTCTGGCCGCGTGCGTCGATCAGGCGAACGGCGGCGGCGCAGGCTCGCGTGACCAGATCACCGCGGTCGGATCGTCGACGGTCTATCCGTTCACGACGATGATCGCCGAACAGTTGGTGGCGAACGATCCCGACGCGAAGGCGCCGGTGATCGAATCGACCGGCACGGGCGCGGGCATGAAGCTGTTCTGCGCAGGGATCGGCGCGGCGCATCCCGATATCGAGGACGCCTCGCGCCGGATGAAGGCGAGCGAATATGCGGCCTGCGCGAAGAACGGCGTGCACGACGTGATCGAGATCCAGGTCGGGATCGACGGCATCGCCTTTGCCGAGGCGAAGAACGGCCCGAAGATGCAGCTGACGCCGACCGATCTCTACAAGGCACTGGCCGCCAATCCGGGGGGCAAGGTGAACACGGCGCGGGTGTGGCGCGACGTGAACCCCGCGCTGCCCGCGGTGCCGATCCAGGTTTACGGCCCGCCGGCCACTAGTGGCACGCGCGATGCGCTGGCCGAACTGATCCTGACCAAGGGGTGCGAGGACAGCGATCCGACTGCCAAGGCGCTCGCGAAGTCCGATGCGGAGGCGCACAAGGCGCTGTGCACGCGGGTGCGCGAGGACGGCGTGTATGTGGACGCGGGTGAGAACGACAACCTGATCGTCCAGAAACTTCAGTCGAACCCGAATGCGATCGGCGTGTTCGGCTACAGCTATCTCGAAGAGAACAAGGACGACGTGAACGGGGTGTCCATCTCGGGCGTCGCGCCGACCTATGCGACGATCGCGGACAATGCGTATCCGGGGTCCCGGCCGCTGTATATCTATGTGAAGAAGGCGCATCTGACCGCGATCCCGGGGCTGCGGAATCTGCTGAAGCTGTATGCGGCGAACTGGGGTGCGACGGGGCCGCTGGTGAAGCGGGGGCTGATTGCGTCTCCGGCGGAGATTCAGGCGCGGTCGGCAGCGATTATCGCGAACGAGACTGTGTTGGATCCGGCGGTGTTGTCGTGA
- a CDS encoding S24 family peptidase: MARTVSDPDPRTALATLAAARGDSLAALSAMLGRNAAYLQQYVRRGSPRVLGERDRRLLSEYLGVSEATLGAPPDRPSGFRIRKLDVAASAGPGALVDGEIVLGTDTLDPGLARKLGLKDGQAAIIRVRGSSMEPGLFDGDHIVVDTADRTPRAKGGVYVIRIDDAVMVKRVALVRGALMATSDNPDAEPVPEGAIAVIGRVVWQMREPR; the protein is encoded by the coding sequence GTGGCTAGAACCGTGTCCGATCCCGATCCAAGAACTGCGCTGGCCACGCTGGCGGCAGCGCGTGGCGACAGTCTGGCGGCGCTGTCGGCGATGCTCGGGCGCAACGCGGCGTATCTCCAGCAATATGTCCGCCGCGGTTCGCCTCGGGTGCTGGGCGAACGCGACCGGCGGCTGCTGTCGGAATATCTCGGGGTGAGTGAAGCGACGCTCGGCGCGCCCCCCGACCGGCCGTCGGGGTTCCGTATCCGCAAGCTCGACGTCGCGGCATCGGCCGGACCGGGGGCGCTGGTCGACGGCGAGATCGTGCTGGGCACGGATACCCTCGATCCAGGGCTAGCGCGCAAGCTCGGGCTTAAGGACGGGCAGGCGGCGATCATCCGCGTGCGGGGCAGTTCGATGGAGCCTGGCTTGTTCGACGGCGATCACATCGTGGTCGACACCGCGGACCGTACGCCGCGCGCGAAAGGCGGGGTGTACGTCATCCGGATCGACGACGCGGTGATGGTGAAGCGCGTGGCGCTGGTGCGGGGGGCACTAATGGCGACGAGCGACAACCCGGATGCAGAGCCGGTGCCGGAAGGGGCGATCGCGGTGATCGGAAGGGTAGTCTGGCAAATGCGCGAACCGCGATAA
- a CDS encoding SDR family NAD(P)-dependent oxidoreductase, whose amino-acid sequence MSENLGSIRFEGRVAIVTGAGGGLGREYALELARRGAKVVVNDLGASRDGTGHSDAALKVVEEIEAAGGEAMSNGGSVTDYDQMVEMVARASEKWGGVHILINNAGVLRDKSFAKMEPADFKFVVDVHLNGSANATKAVWDMMRGQNYGRILMTASSTGLYGNFGQANYGAAKLGLARLTKTLAIEGAKNNIKVNTIAPTAGTRMTQDIFPEEAFKAFSPDKVAPAAVFLVSEDAPTNMIVGAGAGVFQAAYVTLTQGKLLTGDDLSVEGVAANWDAIIDRAGEIVPQSGSEQSMTILSKLQGR is encoded by the coding sequence ATGTCTGAGAACCTTGGGTCTATTCGCTTCGAGGGCCGCGTTGCGATCGTGACTGGAGCAGGCGGTGGCCTGGGCCGTGAATATGCGCTCGAACTCGCTCGCCGCGGCGCGAAGGTCGTCGTCAACGATCTCGGCGCGTCGCGCGACGGCACCGGCCATTCCGACGCCGCACTGAAGGTCGTCGAGGAAATCGAAGCGGCCGGCGGCGAGGCGATGTCGAACGGCGGCAGCGTCACCGATTACGACCAGATGGTCGAAATGGTCGCCCGCGCTTCCGAGAAATGGGGCGGCGTCCACATTCTCATCAACAATGCCGGCGTGCTGCGCGACAAGAGCTTCGCCAAGATGGAACCCGCCGACTTCAAGTTCGTCGTCGACGTCCACCTCAACGGCTCGGCGAACGCCACCAAGGCGGTGTGGGACATGATGCGCGGCCAGAATTACGGCCGCATCCTGATGACCGCGTCGTCGACGGGCCTGTACGGCAATTTCGGCCAGGCTAATTACGGTGCCGCGAAGCTCGGCCTCGCGCGGTTGACCAAGACGCTCGCGATCGAGGGCGCGAAGAACAACATCAAGGTCAACACGATCGCTCCCACCGCGGGCACGCGGATGACGCAGGACATCTTCCCCGAGGAAGCGTTCAAGGCCTTCTCGCCGGACAAGGTCGCGCCTGCCGCCGTGTTCCTCGTGTCGGAGGACGCGCCGACCAACATGATCGTCGGTGCGGGTGCCGGGGTGTTCCAGGCGGCGTATGTGACGCTGACGCAGGGCAAGCTGCTGACGGGCGACGATCTGTCGGTCGAGGGTGTCGCGGCGAATTGGGACGCGATCATCGACCGCGCGGGCGAGATCGTCCCGCAGTCGGGCTCGGAACAGTCGATGACTATCCTGAGCAAGCTGCAGGGGCGGTAA
- the pstB gene encoding phosphate ABC transporter ATP-binding protein PstB, producing the protein MNSKSKTPVLKMTARNVSVAYGSKLAIDNVSIDVDQDEVVAFIGPSGCGKSTFLRTLNRMNDTVASARVTGEIKLDGQDIYSPDMDVVQLRARVGMVFQKPNPFPKSIYENVAYGPRIHGLAGAKADLDRIVEKSLRRAGLWDEVKDRLSDSGTALSGGQQQRLCIARAIAVDPEVILMDEPCSALDPIATAKIEELIHELRGRYAMVIVTHNMQQAARVSQKTAFFHLGSLVEYGNTSDIFTNPREERTKDYITGRYG; encoded by the coding sequence ATGAACTCCAAATCGAAGACGCCGGTCCTGAAAATGACCGCGCGCAACGTATCCGTCGCGTACGGCAGCAAGCTGGCGATCGACAACGTCTCGATCGACGTCGACCAGGACGAGGTCGTCGCGTTCATCGGCCCGTCGGGCTGCGGCAAGTCGACCTTCCTGCGCACCTTGAACCGCATGAACGACACCGTCGCCAGCGCGCGCGTCACTGGCGAGATCAAGCTCGATGGCCAGGATATCTATTCGCCCGACATGGACGTGGTGCAGCTCCGCGCCCGCGTCGGCATGGTGTTCCAGAAGCCCAACCCGTTCCCGAAATCGATCTACGAGAACGTCGCCTACGGCCCGCGCATCCACGGTCTGGCGGGTGCGAAGGCGGATCTCGACCGGATCGTTGAGAAGTCGCTGCGCCGTGCCGGCCTGTGGGACGAGGTCAAGGATCGGCTGAGCGATAGCGGCACCGCGCTGTCGGGCGGCCAGCAGCAGCGGCTCTGTATCGCGCGCGCGATCGCGGTCGATCCCGAGGTCATCCTGATGGACGAGCCGTGCTCGGCACTCGATCCGATCGCGACCGCCAAGATCGAGGAGCTGATCCACGAACTACGCGGCCGCTACGCGATGGTGATCGTCACGCACAACATGCAGCAGGCCGCGCGCGTCAGCCAGAAGACCGCGTTCTTTCACCTGGGATCGCTGGTCGAATACGGCAACACCTCGGACATCTTCACCAATCCCCGCGAAGAGCGGACCAAGGATTACATCACCGGCCGTTACGGCTGA
- a CDS encoding acyl-CoA dehydrogenase, whose amino-acid sequence MAGMGKFDWADPFLLDDQLSEDERMIRDTAKAYADDKLAPRIIDAFQHEHTDPAIFREMGELGLLGPTIPEEYGGVGASYVSYGLVAREVERIDSGYRSMMSVQSSLVMYPINAFGSEEQKRKYLPKLATGEWIGCFGLTEPAAGSDPGGMTTRAKKTANGYVISGAKTWISNSPIADVFVIWAKSDEHDGGIRGFILERGMKGLETPKIEGKLSLRASITGMVMMDEVEVGEDALLPDVQGLKGPFGCLNRARYGISWGALGAAEFCFHAARQYGLDRNQFGTPLAGRQLFQKKLADMETEIALGLQASLRVGRLMDEGRFAPEMVSIVKRNNVGKALDIARMSRDMHGGNGISGEYQVMRHLMNLETVNTYEGAHDVHALILGRAITGIAAF is encoded by the coding sequence ATGGCCGGGATGGGCAAGTTCGACTGGGCGGATCCGTTCCTGCTCGACGATCAGTTGAGCGAGGACGAACGGATGATCCGCGACACCGCGAAGGCATATGCCGACGACAAGCTCGCGCCGCGGATCATCGACGCGTTTCAGCACGAGCATACCGATCCCGCGATTTTCCGCGAGATGGGCGAGCTGGGGCTGCTCGGGCCGACCATCCCGGAAGAATATGGCGGCGTCGGCGCGTCCTATGTCTCCTACGGCCTGGTCGCGCGCGAGGTGGAGCGGATCGACTCGGGGTATCGCTCGATGATGTCGGTGCAGTCGAGCCTCGTGATGTACCCGATCAACGCGTTCGGGTCCGAAGAGCAGAAGCGGAAATACCTGCCCAAGCTCGCGACCGGCGAATGGATCGGCTGTTTCGGCCTGACCGAACCCGCTGCCGGCTCCGATCCGGGCGGGATGACGACGCGGGCGAAGAAAACGGCTAATGGCTATGTGATCTCGGGCGCGAAGACGTGGATTTCCAACTCGCCGATCGCCGACGTGTTCGTCATCTGGGCAAAGTCCGACGAGCATGACGGCGGCATCCGCGGCTTCATCCTGGAGCGCGGGATGAAGGGGCTGGAGACGCCCAAGATCGAGGGCAAGCTTTCGCTGCGTGCGTCGATCACCGGGATGGTGATGATGGACGAGGTCGAGGTCGGCGAGGATGCGCTGCTCCCCGACGTGCAGGGGCTGAAGGGGCCGTTCGGGTGCCTCAACCGAGCGCGGTACGGGATTTCGTGGGGAGCGCTGGGCGCAGCGGAGTTCTGTTTCCATGCCGCGCGGCAGTACGGGCTGGACCGGAACCAGTTCGGGACGCCTTTGGCGGGCCGGCAGCTTTTCCAGAAGAAGCTGGCGGACATGGAAACCGAGATCGCGCTGGGATTGCAGGCGAGCTTGCGCGTCGGGCGGTTGATGGACGAGGGCCGGTTCGCGCCGGAAATGGTCTCGATCGTCAAGCGCAACAATGTCGGCAAGGCGCTCGATATCGCGCGGATGAGCCGGGACATGCATGGCGGCAACGGGATTTCGGGGGAGTATCAGGTGATGCGTCACCTGATGAACCTTGAGACTGTGAACACGTACGAGGGCGCGCATGACGTGCATGCGCTGATCCTTGGGCGGGCGATCACGGGTATCGCTGCGTTTTGA
- the phoU gene encoding phosphate signaling complex protein PhoU — protein sequence MNTHTVKAFDNDIGELRGLISQMGGLAEDAIDKAMQALQRNDLALAEQVRLADKQIDVIEAEVERLAVRIIALRAPMAVDLREVVAALKIAGVVERIGDYAKNIAKRVPMIESEHRIEPISILPAMGRMASEMVHDVLDAFAARDAEEAVRVVESDNALDDFYDSIFRTLVTYMVENPRTIGQVAHLLFVAKNLERIGDHATNVAEMVYFAATGTQMVDRERGIKKEQA from the coding sequence ATGAACACGCATACGGTCAAGGCCTTCGACAACGACATCGGCGAGCTTCGCGGGTTGATCTCGCAGATGGGCGGGCTCGCCGAGGACGCGATCGACAAGGCGATGCAGGCGCTGCAACGCAACGACCTCGCGCTCGCCGAACAGGTGCGCCTCGCCGACAAGCAGATCGACGTGATCGAGGCGGAGGTCGAGCGCCTCGCCGTGAGGATCATCGCCCTGCGCGCGCCGATGGCGGTCGATCTCCGCGAGGTCGTCGCCGCCCTCAAGATCGCGGGCGTCGTCGAGCGGATCGGCGATTACGCCAAGAACATCGCCAAACGCGTGCCGATGATCGAGAGCGAGCACCGCATCGAACCGATCTCGATCCTGCCCGCGATGGGCCGGATGGCGAGCGAGATGGTCCACGACGTGCTCGACGCATTCGCCGCGCGCGACGCCGAGGAAGCGGTGCGGGTGGTCGAAAGCGACAACGCGCTCGACGATTTCTACGACAGCATCTTCCGCACGCTCGTCACCTACATGGTCGAGAACCCGCGGACGATCGGCCAGGTCGCACACCTGCTGTTCGTCGCCAAGAACCTCGAGCGGATCGGCGACCACGCCACCAACGTCGCCGAGATGGTCTATTTCGCCGCGACCGGCACGCAGATGGTCGATCGCGAGCGCGGCATCAAGAAGGAGCAGGCATAA
- the pstC gene encoding phosphate ABC transporter permease subunit PstC has protein sequence MSAIALLFLVLGLGLIGWLTARVRATRFRAGSTVRFSSLPGHHGWFVALWTAIPPLIFLVVWSMTAPALVTDTVLATPAAMQLPPPGFDRASILSEARSLAEGRSFGAFHGLARTLAPSYAAAQTRYDWIATALALLLAFAGGAFAFTRVKPGFGARTQVERVVMLMLLGASLIAILTTVGIVASLLYESARFFSVVPITDFLFGTHWSPQVIDGRDPGASLGAVPLFWGTFFIGAVIAMIVAIPFGLMSAIYLTQYAAPTTRKWMKPILEMLAGVPTVVYGYFAALTVAPAVRDFAVSIGISWASSESALAAGLVMGIMIIPFVSSMADDSIAAVPSSMRDGSLAMGATSSETIRRVLLPAALPGVVGGVLLAVSRAIGETMIVVMAASGVATLTLNPFASTTTVTKQIVDLLTGEAEFDSPKTLAAFALGLTLFVVTLLLNIVALRVVKRYREAYE, from the coding sequence ATGTCCGCCATCGCCCTCCTCTTCCTCGTCCTCGGCCTGGGCCTCATAGGCTGGCTCACCGCACGAGTCCGCGCCACGCGGTTCCGCGCTGGCAGCACCGTGCGGTTCAGCTCGCTCCCCGGACACCATGGCTGGTTCGTCGCGTTATGGACCGCGATCCCGCCGCTCATATTCCTCGTGGTGTGGTCGATGACCGCGCCCGCACTCGTCACGGACACCGTGCTCGCGACGCCCGCCGCGATGCAGCTTCCCCCGCCCGGCTTCGATCGCGCATCGATCCTGTCCGAAGCACGGAGCCTCGCCGAGGGGCGCAGCTTCGGCGCGTTCCACGGGCTCGCTCGCACACTGGCGCCGTCCTATGCCGCCGCGCAGACGCGCTACGACTGGATCGCGACCGCGCTGGCACTGCTGCTCGCCTTCGCCGGCGGTGCGTTCGCGTTCACCCGCGTGAAGCCCGGGTTCGGCGCGCGGACTCAGGTCGAGCGAGTGGTGATGCTGATGTTGCTCGGCGCATCCTTGATCGCGATCCTGACCACGGTCGGCATCGTCGCCTCGCTGCTGTACGAGTCCGCACGGTTCTTCTCGGTCGTGCCGATCACCGATTTCCTGTTCGGGACGCATTGGAGCCCGCAGGTGATCGACGGCCGCGATCCCGGCGCGTCGCTCGGCGCGGTGCCGTTGTTCTGGGGAACGTTCTTCATCGGCGCGGTGATCGCGATGATCGTCGCGATCCCGTTCGGCCTGATGAGCGCGATCTACCTCACGCAATATGCCGCGCCGACCACGCGCAAATGGATGAAGCCGATCCTCGAGATGCTCGCGGGCGTGCCGACCGTCGTCTACGGCTATTTCGCCGCGCTGACCGTTGCGCCGGCGGTGCGCGACTTCGCCGTCTCGATCGGGATCAGTTGGGCGTCGTCCGAGAGCGCGCTCGCCGCGGGCCTCGTGATGGGCATCATGATCATCCCGTTCGTGTCGTCGATGGCGGACGACTCGATCGCAGCGGTCCCCTCGTCGATGCGCGACGGCAGCCTGGCGATGGGTGCGACGTCGTCGGAGACGATCCGTCGCGTGCTGCTCCCGGCCGCCCTCCCCGGCGTCGTCGGCGGCGTGTTGCTGGCCGTGTCGCGCGCGATCGGCGAGACGATGATCGTCGTCATGGCGGCCTCCGGTGTCGCCACGCTGACGCTCAACCCGTTCGCCAGCACCACCACCGTCACCAAGCAGATCGTCGACCTGCTGACCGGCGAGGCCGAGTTCGACAGCCCGAAGACGCTCGCCGCGTTCGCGCTCGGCCTGACGCTGTTCGTGGTCACGCTTCTCCTCAACATCGTCGCGCTGCGCGTCGTGAAACGGTACCGCGAAGCCTATGAGTGA
- the pstA gene encoding phosphate ABC transporter permease PstA, giving the protein MSDTLVPQIPTTNAEPARRVPTDWTTQAMQSRIRRRYASERRFRFAGLAAVWMSAAFLAYLLITMVMQGASGFVETRVALPVDLAAAALPIDPARLVGRGADLALAGAGLEGTVLAAASSKYGTDGANLLSDGAWAVVRDAIKADPSLLQRRTVFEVPVSSPIDVAAKGNGTRDAEAVVARLKASGALTRGFNAGFLTSADSTDATRVGIWGAFKGSLLTMVVTLLLAFPIGVLSALYLEEYAPKNRWTDLIEVSINNLAAVPSIIFGLLGLAVFLGTFGMPRSAPIVGGLTLALMTMPVIVIAGRNAIKSVPPSIRDASLGIGASPVQVVFHHVLPLALPGILTGTIIGMARALGETAPLLMIGMRAFIAAPPSGLNDPATVLPVQIFLWSDQVSRGFVEKTSAAIIVLLVFLLAMNGVAIYLRNRFETRW; this is encoded by the coding sequence ATGAGTGACACGCTCGTGCCCCAGATCCCGACGACGAACGCCGAGCCCGCGCGTCGCGTCCCGACCGACTGGACGACTCAGGCGATGCAATCGCGCATCCGCCGCCGGTACGCGTCCGAACGCCGCTTCCGCTTCGCCGGGCTCGCCGCGGTGTGGATGTCCGCCGCGTTCCTCGCCTATCTGCTGATCACGATGGTGATGCAGGGCGCGAGCGGCTTCGTCGAGACGCGCGTGGCACTCCCGGTCGATCTCGCCGCCGCCGCGCTGCCGATCGACCCCGCCCGCTTGGTCGGCCGCGGTGCCGATCTCGCACTCGCCGGCGCGGGTCTCGAAGGCACCGTCCTGGCCGCGGCGAGCAGCAAATACGGCACGGACGGCGCGAATCTGTTGTCCGACGGCGCCTGGGCGGTGGTGCGCGATGCGATCAAGGCCGATCCGTCGCTGCTTCAGCGCAGGACCGTGTTCGAGGTCCCCGTCTCGAGCCCGATCGACGTCGCTGCCAAGGGCAACGGCACGCGCGATGCCGAAGCGGTCGTCGCGCGGCTGAAGGCGAGCGGCGCGCTGACCCGCGGGTTCAACGCTGGCTTCCTCACCTCGGCGGACTCCACCGATGCGACCCGCGTCGGCATCTGGGGTGCGTTCAAGGGATCGCTGCTGACGATGGTCGTCACGCTGCTGCTGGCGTTCCCGATCGGTGTGCTGTCCGCGCTGTATCTAGAAGAATACGCCCCGAAGAACCGCTGGACCGACCTGATCGAGGTTTCGATCAACAACCTTGCCGCGGTCCCCTCGATCATCTTCGGGTTGCTCGGGCTGGCCGTGTTCCTCGGCACGTTCGGCATGCCGCGTTCGGCGCCGATCGTCGGCGGCCTGACGCTCGCGCTGATGACGATGCCGGTCATCGTCATCGCCGGCCGCAACGCGATCAAGAGCGTGCCGCCCTCGATCCGCGACGCGTCACTCGGCATCGGCGCGTCGCCGGTGCAGGTCGTGTTCCACCACGTCCTGCCGCTCGCTTTGCCTGGCATCCTCACCGGCACGATCATCGGCATGGCGCGCGCGCTGGGCGAGACAGCGCCGCTGCTGATGATCGGCATGCGAGCATTTATCGCCGCGCCGCCCTCCGGCCTCAACGATCCCGCGACCGTGCTGCCCGTCCAGATCTTCCTCTGGTCCGATCAGGTCAGCCGCGGCTTCGTCGAAAAGACCTCCGCCGCGATCATCGTCCTGCTCGTGTTCCTGCTCGCGATGAACGGCGTCGCGATCTACCTCCGCAACCGATTCGAGACACGCTGGTGA